The DNA window ATTCCCAGGAGCAAGACTCGCCACACCTGAGCTCACTGTAAAGGCTATGCAGCTGTGCAGGAGCAGAAGGATGAACTGACCGTCCCAGGGGAGGCTGCGGATGCTCATGACCATCAGTGCTctctcacccttgaaaactgggtGCACACTGTGCGGTCCTTTTCTAGATGTGAGAAGTACAAGATTACTCTATGAGAGGAAGACTCCAGGGGCTTAAAGACACGTGCACCTTGGCCACCCCTTGGAATGTTGACGACTCAGGATCTAAAGGAAATTCTGTGTTAGAGTATGGAATTCATGTGGAAGTAAATGTCACTTTATAATCGGTAATAACACTGAGTAAGGAACACTATGCAGGAAGAAACCTTCCATAGAAAGACAGGCAGGGAAAAGCTTAGGCCGACCTTAAACTTGCCCAGCAGCTTAAGCCTGAGATAGGCTGCCAGAATGGCCAAATAAGAGACTCTATTAAGTAGCAGTCCTGTAACTGTAGTAGTTGTAAGGAAATTTTCTCCTCTAAATCACGATACCAAATAGGAAAAATGATCTACAAGTGCCCCATGTGTAGGGAATTTTTCTCTGAGAGAGCAGATCTCTTTATGCATCAGAAAATCCACACAGCCGAGAAGCCCCACAAATGTGACAAGTGTGATAAGGGTTTCTTTCACATATCAGAACTTCACATTCATTGGCGAGACCACACGGGAGAGAAGGTTTATAAATGTGATGATTGTGGTAAGGATTTTAGCACCACAACAAAACTTAATAGACATAAGAAAATCCACACAGTGGAGAAGCCCTATAAATGTTAtgagtgtggcaaagccttcaaTTGGAGCTCCCATCTTCAAATTCATATGAGAGTTCACACAGGCGAGAAACCCTATGTCTGTAGTGAGTGTGGAAGGGGCTTCAGTAACAGTTCAAACCTTTGCATGCACCAGAGAGTCCACACCGGAGAGAAACCCTTCAAATGTGAAGAGTGTGGGAAGGCCTTCAGGCACACCTCCAGCCTCTGCATGCATCAAAGAGTCCACACCGGGGAGAAACCTTATAAATGTTATGAGTGTGGGAAGGCCTTCAGTCAGAGCTCCAGCCTCTGCATCCACCAGAGAgtccacactggagagaaaccttaTAGGTGTTGTGGGTGTGGGAAGGCCTTCAGTCAGAGCTCCAGCCTCTGCATCCACCAGAGGGTACACACAGGAGAGAAACCTTTTAAATGTGATGAGTGTGGGAAGGCCTTTAGTCAGAGTACCAGCCTCTGCATCCATCAGAGAGTCCACACCAAGGAGAGAAACCATCTCAAAATATCAGTTATATAAAATGTTTTGCTAAGAATTAAAAAATCTTAAAACCCGTAAGTGCCACTAGGAAGGAAACCCTGTATGTACCTACATTGACCCAAGGAGTATTCACGGCAGTCCCTAGCAGAATGTTCTTTTTGAGGAGGCATAGGTGAGGTTGAGGTTTTGATCCATTGATTCATACCACGTGTGTCCACAGCTTGACTTTGAATATGGAGTCCTTCTGAGCATGTGCCCAAGACGGGTGGGCTGTCTTGCATCCCAGGTGAGGATTTTGTATCCTGGAACTCCACGATGCCTCAATAATTGAAGTACTGCTCAGAACTCCTAAGCATTGCCAGCCTCCAAGTCACCTTGTGTCTGTGCTGTGCTTAGAAGTGATCCCAGATGCTCCCTCTCAGGAGCtctttccccttccttcctctcgAGCCTTCTGGTCAATGCATTTGAAAATGGACAGCTCCCGCTAAGATGGTGTTCTGGCATTTCTGAGCTTGCCACATTACAGCCCTACGTAGCTTTCCATATATCCCGTGACTTCTGAACCCACTTTACCTCACATCCTCACAGTACCCATAATTCCCCACCCCTTCCTAGGTGGcattaaatttcattttagaTTTTAGGCAACTCATAATATCCATTCACTCGGCCTCAGAGAAATCACTGGCAGACACACATGCCCTGGGACTTTTCTTTAGTTGTGGATTCTGCTAATCACTGTGTCTACGTTAGACTTATTTTCTTAGTGGCTGCATCACATTTTTTaacttgaattttctttttttttttttttttaatagctgaaTGTAAATAGCAGGGACAAAGAAGCAAAGCAAGGTATGAGCTTGTCTTCCCTCCAGAGGCACCCGCAGGCTCCCTTATGCCCTGTGGGGAGCCCCTCTAAGCCAGGGAGCCCTTAGGAAAGGGATGGTGGAAGAGGTCACTAAGGATGTGTGTCTGTTTCTGTCACCTTGGGCAGTACTGTGTAGGAGCCATTGGGGGTCAGGTGCCAGCTCTTGCTAGGCATGGATGTCTGTTGTCAGTCCATCATCTTTTCATTCTTCGTGCATTGGACAAGAATTTATTGAACGCCTGCTGGGTGCTGGGAATGCCACTGAATCCGACAGACGACATCCCTGCTCTTGTGGAGTGTACTTCTGGTGGAGACAGATGATAAGCAAGTGAACATTAAAAATGTAGTCTGAGGTAGTGGTTAAgtgctatgaagaaaataaaCTAGGGTGGTGATGTAgagtggtggggggtggggggcattAGCTAGGGTCGGGGAGCCTTGCTGAAGGCAGCTGGGACTGGGCGGGCACAGAGGTGGCGCACCAGTGGGACCACGCAGGTGCTGCTGGGTGCTGCCTGCCCTGGCGGACAAAAGGCAGGCGCCGGAGGTAGCGGCGGCGGCGGGAGGGGGAGGGATGCTGAGCTCTCAGTGTCCAGACTTTGTAGGCCTGTtacgttttgtttgttttgctagaTATTAAAAACTCATGTGGAGGAACTCAAGGAATGTTTAAAAGACCAAAAGTCCCCAATGACAAGAACAAAAAGCAACCcatgttttcctcatttctcatTCCTGTCATTGATTTCCCACAGGCAGGCCTTTTGCTCAGGAAGTCTTTGGGGAAACTAGGATCTTTGAAGCTCTGAAATGGGTGGTCAGGTTGGTGGTGTCTGTCAGCTGTCTaagttggaaaatgaattcaagatAGTCGTGGAAATACTGTATCTGAGCTTGGTTTTCCCTCCATGTTTGAATTCGTTTCTTCTGTTTGGCTGGAAGGGGTTTTTGCATAACTAAAACCTCCATGCAAAAAGGAGATTTAAAAGGAGCGCAGGATTCAGTGGGTGGGCCATGAGGTGAGAGGTGGGACTTGGAGATAAATTTAGTCCAGATGCCTCTGCTGAGAGTTTGCTGAGTTGCTTCACAGGTATTTTCTCCTTTTTGCGAAGAAGAGGGCTGGTTTAGTTATCTGCTGAAGCCCCTTCCAGGCCTGAAGTCACAACTGCGGTTTACTGTAGTGTCTTATCACTCTTCCATGTCACAGTAGCGTGGAGCATTAGAGAAAAGCCTAGACTTTTAGTTGATAGAGAGCCAGTTGAAATATCATTGATAGAATTTTAGTTTTTAGGAAAAATTGgtttgatttctagttttattacTATTAGGTATGTGAGCTTGGGCAGATCGCTTGATCTTTGAGTCTAGTTTTCTCACAAAATGAGGATATTAGGCTAAATGATTTCCGAGTTTCCAGCTAGTCCTAGAGTTCTATATTTCTACATAGTTGAATTATTTTATCATGCTGTTGCTGGGGAATATGACTAACACTTTTGAAGCTACTAATTTTATGTCAAGCTTTAAAGTCCATAATTGTTATCTTCAGAAAATATTATTTGACCTACAGTATGTCCAAATCAATTTAATAAAATCACTTTATAACAGGGTTCTGTGCTTGACATGTAGTTGTGTGGACTCAGTGATCATCGTGGGGCTGGGGTGTGGGTTGGTATGTACATTGTACCCTGGATTTCACATCTAATTCAACCAGCTTAAAGTGTTGGCAACAGACTCGTTCTCTGATCTGTCCTGTCATTTCTGTTACCTGCCTGGTGCCAGTGGGCCTGCCTTGCCCCCTGAGCCCTGCTCTTGTCCCTTCTGACTGTGACTCGCTCGTGGTGAAGTGTGGACCATGCTTGCTGACCATAGTCTGGAAGCCACCAGCTGCCAGAGTGAAGTCTCTGTTCTGGTCTCAGCTGACGTGGTCATAGCCTTCTCAGGGAAGCAGGGAGGAGAGGTTCTGCTAAGATTTGGGTGGGAGAGGGATCCTGAGTGACTCTGCAGCTTCTCACATCTAAGGTGGGCAGAGATCCATGGAAGAGCCCCACCTTCAGATGGTCTGCCTTCAGGGAATAGGCAGCAGAAGTTGCCGGAGTTCCTTTGTGTCGCGTCAGCATGGCCATGAAGCTAAGGGACCTTCTAACTCTTGGTGCTCTTCTAAAGAATTTTAAGCTGTATTAAGCATTGTGCAATTTGCTGTTACTCTCAGAGATTTGGGCAAagaagatgtgaatagagagcatGTATCCGAAGCAGGGGAAAAAACACCCAGTCATAAAATCAGCCCAGGAAGAGATGCCAGGCCTGGCACCACTGCAGGGCCAGAGCCAGATGTGACAGCCAGCCAAGGCCAGACGGACATGGGACGGAGGCAGAAATGAGCAGGTGACCCAGCACCCACCCTGACCTCACACAGGTCCCAGCTTTCTGGAGCCTCATGTGTCACACCTATAAAATGGCTTTGAAAAGCCTCAGCTCAGGATAATAGAACCAAATAAGCATATATAAAATCCCTAGTATTGTTGTTATTCCTGTTAATGAGACGTTTGGAGTTTTCTTGTGCTGAGTGCTGCAGTGGGTGAGGACATTGGAATTTGGGGGGAGGGCTGGAGTGTTGCAGTTGACGGAGCGGGGGAGGCCTTCTTGGGCACCTGTGATTGGAAAGGGAGCGCAAGGGGACCAGTGGGGAGGTCAGCACGTCAAGCTTTCCTGTGAACATATAGGAAACAAGCAAAAAACCTTTCCCTGGAGTTGGGCTTCTGGCGTGGGTGTTTCTCAGGGAGCCGGGGAGAATGCAGACAGACTGCTGCGTGGAGGCTGAGGAGGGGCAGAGTGCACCTCAGTGTCGGAGCCAAGGGCGCCACAGACCAAGCTCCAAGGAACCAGGAGTCTGGGAGAGCATCCAGCTTCTGCAGGCCAAAGGACTTACAGGGCTCTGAGCCAAGTTTACCCAGACCCCCAGAGGCCTCTGTTACACCAACCCTGCGTACATAAGGTGAATAACTTTATGATCTTAAATAAGGTGAAATGGGCTTGCCGGTGGAGTGCCTGCCTAGTTATGCATGGGCTTGGCTTCCACCCTCCGCACCATACACATGGATGCACCCTCAATCTTAAAGTTCAGTAAATTAAAATGTGCAAACTGCATGTTTTAATTATTCCCACATTTTAATTAATTCTCGCTTTTATTCATTCCCACATTTCAAAGCTTTAAAGTGAAGACACATGAACAACCCACAGATCCCAGGGCCTATGTGCACACATGTGCTAGCATGACTTTGGTGTCAGTCTACATGAAAGATGACTTATGCCCAAGCCACTATTCAGATGTGGCCTGTGCACTAAGGTATGTTTTTAGAGAAAATGCACCAATGTAGATTCCTCTTGTAGGTGACTTTATACTGTATAGAGTGTTTGGTGTGTACCCTGCCATTTGTACTTGCTAAATAATGCTTCTGGAAACAGGTTCACTTAGACTGACTGTCCTTCTGCTCAGCTCTTGGCTGGCCTTGGTCCAAGTCTTCACATGAGTTACAGAGGGATAGTTGCATTTAGAGAGGTTGAAAACCTAGGCTCTGTGGATGGCGTAGGGAGGTCTGGACCTTCAGTAGTATAAAGATACCATGTTCctgggtgcatgtgtgttttaggAGAGGATTTGGTTTACTCTCTGGCTTTCATAGATGAGGCACACTGTTGGGGGAAGTGGCCAATAGAGCCACATAGCCAGTCATCACGAGGACTTAGACAAAGGTGGGACCTGAAACCACAGCAAATGATGGCTGTTGTTCAAGTTTGGATCTTAAGTGCTTCCCCAATGGTCCATGTGTTAAAGACTTGCTCCAAGCTGGGGCACTAATGGGAGATGgtggggcccagagagaggtCTTCAGATCATTGGAGCCCATTCCTCACAGGGGGTTCTGGACCTCCTCTTCCCTGTCTTGCTTGCCAGCCACGTGAGCTTGTCCCATCCTGCACTCCACCATGATGCATTGTCTCCCTGGAGCAGCCAGCCAGGCCACCGTGGACAGAAACCTCTCCACCCGCAAGCTTAGAATAGGCTTTTTCTCTTTGTAAATTGAGTATCTTAGATATTTGGTAGAGTAATGCAAAGCTGACATGGATAtaataaatggaagaaaaaagGGCTGTGCTAtggtgaagaaagaaaaatgctgACGTGTAATGAAAAGATACGTGTGCCTGTGATGTCATGCAGGACTCGGGCTGGGTTCTCCTACGGGACAAGAGTTAACGCAACCAGCTCGTTAAAGTCTGTAGGCGTGTCAGAGGGAGCTGGCTGGAAGTGGGGAGAATGGACCCTGTGAATGCAAGACAGTAGATCTACAATTGAGTCTGTCTCCTGGTTACAGAGGAGGTGTTCTGGCTATAACATTGGGGTGAGCTCCTCACTGCTGGATTGAGCTGTTTCCGGTTGCGCAAATAAACCTATTCACCCGGTTTTGTGCTTTCTTTGTGTTTAATTTCTGTGTCCCACTTTACTTGCCTGGAGCACAAGAGAGGTCACATCTCTTTGTGTTTAAATcagccatgttgagccttcttcctgtctgttctcaaaacgTTGTTTTTCCTTCTGGTACTACTCTTTCACTCCTGGGTGCCCTGTCCCCTTCTTGAGACAAGGTCAAGATTCACAGAGACTTACTCCAAGTGATAAGTCCTGTTTCTAAGATCTTCTGGGAACAAACCAGAGATTTGACCAGTAGACCAGCCGTCTGACTCCCAGTGTACACTGTGGGCCACCAGTAGGGTCTGAAAGAACTGGGTTCTCTGTGTTGCTTACCAAGAAGCTCACTCGACCCTGTGAACatcagggaaagggaaaaatgggAATGTATATAACAGATTGGCAGGTGTGCGTCTAAGAGTCCCATTTTCACAGTGAATGTGGATGAGTTAGAATTCTGCTGCCTATGGACATTTTCAGGTGGAATTATAAACACCATAATTATGTGTTGAACATAAGAGACTTCTAAAAGGGGGGTACACCAGAGGCTAAGAATAAAGGGGCCGGAAAGCACTGGGAGCATGCTAACAGGAAGAGAGTGCAGGAGAACCGCCCCTGAGAGTGTGGCAATAGCTTGATTAGAAGATGAAACGGGTGTGCATCCCCTTCTCTGACAACATCCTTGAAAGTTTGGGTTCTTAGACTGCAGGAAGCAACACCCCAGTGGATCTGTTAGACTTGTTAATTGTCCCGACTTCGCATGTTTCTGCTTCATCTAGCATGTACTTAAGGGAACTGTCCCCTGTGCTTCTGGTTTGGTTGATTTCTGAGTCTGTACTGTTTGCTCTTCACCTATCAGGGTTTTCTTTCCAATTGGGCCTCTTAGGTGTGAGAAATCCCTGTCTTCACCTGTTCATTGGTGTCTGCCTCAGTTCTACATCGATGGAACCAGTGTCACATTTTCGTTGTGTCTGCCTAAGATAATGTTTATCTATTGAAACTATCTTTTTGTGATTTTGGTTTTAGGGGAAGATGTTATATATGCGTATCAGAGAAATACCAACCACAATTAAGTATCTATCTCGCCTCTCATTCCTGCCCACAGCAGCCATTGCTGATGTGCATCTCCTGGGGTGTTCCTGCTTGTGCTCCCTGGGGAAGGTGCACTCCTGATTTTCCCAGGAAATGATGGCATAATGTGCCAATGCTGTCATCAGTTTTATTCAGTTAGTGAAGCTTTCAGTATCACTGTTAATATCAGTGCGTTCAAGTCTGCgtcctttttgttttgctttggtgaCATCATCATTTCCCTCTGTGTGGAAGACTGTGATGTGCGTCACTCATCTTCTGTGGATGGAACACTCCCCCACCATtttctttatagtttttttttttttttttgtgatgctggagatgaaacccagcaccccacatatgctaggcaagcattctactgctgTGCCATatgcccagccttttttattttgtactgtgagaccgggtctcactaagatgctgaggctgcctGCACCtcgtgagttactgggattacaggcgtgcaccactactCCTGGCTTCTGCTTTTCGTTTTTTATGTTTAAATCTTTGATACAaactcaatttatttatttttatttttttgctaagGAATGTGGTAAAGAATTAACAAAAATTTCCCCCAGATGGTAGCCAAATTAACCTATTAGCACTTATTAAATCTTGTCTCCACAAATTGCAGATGCCAGTTGCATTACAAATCAAATTCTCTACGTATCTGGATCTATTTCTATTCAAATAGCaatgctctctttttttttttcttttaatgccatgctactggggtttgaacccagggccccgcacgTCAGTTgtgacattttaccactgagctacacatatAGCCCCCAAGTAGCAAATCTTACGTATTGCACCTTCATCATGTGCTTTAGTTTTTGCAAGGCCAGACCTTTAATATCTTCTTTCCCAGACTTCCCCTGTCTCTTCTGGACTGTTGGAGTCATTCCTTTTAAACTTTGGGTCATTGTGCCTTagctgtgtgtcttatatacagcatgactttttggactggatgttcatttttctttttaataaggaCACTCActgggatagggatgtggctcaagccgtagcgcgctcgcctggcatgcgtgcggccctggttcaattctcagcaccacatacaaagatgttgtatccgctgaaaactaaataaataaataaatatatttaaaaagaccaCATTTTATACTCTGTGATATATGCCAAATTGAATGAGTGATTACATTTTTGCTATTTGGTAAATTCATCACCGTTTCCtttataattgaaataaaataagtGTGACCCTCAATTCCTCATGTGAGGGGGAAATCCCATTATTTTGgaggctgggacacagtgcatctcCATTTCTTGGGGTCCCTCAAAATGGTGTTTTTGCCTCTTAGGGACAGTGCTGCCATGCTTGATTTTTGATTCTGCAGACTTATGCCATGTGCATGCATGTGCGCATGTTCTGCACATAGGGTTTGCAGCAGTGGGGAGTTCTGTGTGCGTATTGTAACTCCTTGGGGAATGGTAGACTTTCTGTTCTGGAGCTCCTAGCCACTGCTGTCCCTGGGAGCCCCATGGCTGCTGCTCTGGGGCCCTACCCTGCGCTGTGTTGCTGGGCCTTGTTTtcacctcctcctccctcctgacTCACTTGTTCACCCCAGATCCCACAAGTCCTGCTGTTGCCTATGGAGAACATTTAGCCACGTCTTTTTCTCCCTCCATGCTGCCAGACTGTACCCAAAGTGACCCATTGCTCCTAACTACATGCAACACGAGAGTGTCTCAACCTGTGGCCTGTGAGGGAAGTTTAGCCCGTGTGTTTCTAAGCAGGACGCCCGCTGAAGGCTGCACTGTGAGTTGTTCTTGTTCCAGCCAGCAGGAAGCCCTGTAGAGCAGGAGAGTCTTTGCAAGACCCCTGGGGGAGCTAGGAGGAAAGACGGCTGTTCCCATGGGAGGGTTCAGCCTGGGGGCGAGGAGCATCTAGAGCCGGCCATCCCTGAGGAGGTCGTGCACCTTTGAATAGTTTCGTTTTACAAGTTCACAGGATTCATTCTTTGCTAGTCTAGTTTGCCTTGGTCATTTGCAGAAGATGAAGCCAAGAAGATCCCCGATTTTCTGCTCTGGTTGTGTAGGTCCCTCTGGGGCCTGGGAAGAATGCtctgtgtatatgaacagagaacTGTTCCCGTGGAAAGCTCTGGGCAGAGTTGGCTTGCGAGGCACTGGGCAGGAATAGCAGCAGCTGGGCTTGGGGGCTCTGGCAGACATGGCAGAAGTCACTGTGCAGGTGAATTGCAGCCAGTGGCAAGGAGACAGCTGAGATACGACATTGCTGCTCAGCAACCTGCCTGGGTCTCATGGGAGCATGGTGGCCAGTGTGACCACATAGTTGGGCTTCCTTGTCATCGgtgtcccctcctccctcctgcagCCCTGTGTAATGCTAGCTAACAGAACCAACCGCAGCAGAAGCAAGGAGCCGCCTTCCTCTCATCCCCATGACTGTCTCACCACTGAGCTCTGTGGCCTTTTCGGAAGCCAGTCCCACGGCCCAATGGAGTAAAACAGGATCCTGACCCAGCCTGCACTTCCTGAAGATGTCCAAAGGACTCCAGGTCACCAATTCATAGTGACTTTCAAAACActccctccacccccacccccgcccgaCTTTGCCTCCTCAGTTCCCATCTGGTGGCTGCCAGGGCTCCATCCTTCACAGTTCCACCCTTCTCTTTGAGGTGGAGAATACTTCCTCTCTGGCCAGGCCTGCCTCTGCCCTCTCCCTATCTGGCTGctcctctctctgtccctctgtGCTGTTTCTGTCTATCCATTTATGTGTATCTCCATCTCATCGCCAGCTGTCCGTCTTTCCATCTGTCCCTCTATCCTTGCATAAGGCCCTAGGGATGGATGGTAGACCCTTCCCCCTTCGAGAGCAGCAGTGGAGCGTCTGAGGGAGGAGAAAATGGGGGTCACTAACACTCATTAATCCTCTCTGTCACAAATGCATTAGAGACAGAAGTGCCAGGAAGAGGCAGGTCCTCCAGGAGGTTGCGGGGAGGCTGGAGGCTGCTCAGCCAGAGGTAGCTGAGCCAAAGCAGGAGGCAGAGCCCAGAACCTCAGAGGCGCTGGGCTGAGCTGATCCTTCCAGGCTTTCTCCCGTCCCCTGATGCTCTGCCCCAGCTGGCCACGTTGTTCACCCTCTCTAGGTTGAGTGACAAGAAGGTGTGTCTGTCACCTTTCCATCGGGAGCATATCTGCAAACATGAGAGGACACCCTGAGAGACCTTTGGGCTGCCAGGGCCTGAGGAAGAGCAGAAGTCCACCTGTATGGTGGTACGGAGGTTCCAGAGGGCTCCAGGGTTGTATCCCGTGGACAGGAGCCTGGGGGGCCTGGCTGTCCCTGTAGCTTGATGGCATCATTGGGCCTCGTCTCTCTCCTCTTTTTCTGACACCCAGAGAAAATGCACAGAATTGTTTGCAAGGCCCCCAAGTCCTTGAGTCCTCTGATGATTGCCTCTGAATATTGACAAGAGTTTAATATACTGTACAATTTTGATACAAGGCTGATTAATCAATGACTTCAATAATCCCTGTGAGTAGGAAACAATAAAGTAGATGTATTGCCttagaattatttatattttatttgccaCCATGGTTTAGTTTTGAATAATGTAACTAAATGAACTTAAATTCTATGAGCAAATTCAAGTTATTGAGGAGGTTGGGGAAAAGCCAGTCATTTAAAGGAAAAAAGGCAAGCCGAGGTTCATTTTGGTTTTCCTATGTGAGAAATAGAGGTCTGGAGAGGTGGCTGATTGGTGTAGACAGCTGTGCATTCTCTAGACACGAAAGGGGGTCACGTTCTTTATGTACTTCCATGGGGAAGTTTTAAAGACCATTACATAGCGAGaggtgtttgattttcttttataaaaaatgaagtaaaacaGTCTAAGAATGAAGAAGAATttgctttgttatatgtatttttatatattgtgCTGCTATTGGCTTTTTGAGGGTTCGTCTATTTTAAAACAAAGCCCTAGAATTACATTTGACAGCACAGCAGAGTGAAGTATCACAGTTAGTCAAACAAAGGGAAATAAGAGCTGCTGAGCTTGGAAAAGGCCAGACGGTTCTGTTACGTGACTCCAGAGGTGGAAATCTAAGCCCTTCCCTGCCCCAGGCCCAGCCAGTTGGCATGGAATTGGGCCTCGTTGGGAGGCTGCAGGACATGGCTCAGAGCAAATGGATGAGCCTGCTCATGGCCAAAAAGGTGGGCTTGGGGGTTCGGATGTGAGTTCCTTGTAATTATCTGTCCCCAGTCTCATACAGCtttccaatcttttttttttttaatggacaaaAACTGCCACCTGGGCTTgggctgtagctcattggtagagcgccCACCTCGCGAGTatgagggtttgatcctcagcaccacataaaaataaagatattgtgttcacctacaactaaaaaaatatttttaaaaaaacaaaactgccaccTGCTACTACTACTTTGaattaattaatttctttctctcttttttgtactagggattgaacccaaaatactgagcctcatccccagctttttatttcttattttgagacagggtctccct is part of the Callospermophilus lateralis isolate mCalLat2 chromosome 1, mCalLat2.hap1, whole genome shotgun sequence genome and encodes:
- the Znf664 gene encoding zinc finger protein 664, with product MIYKCPMCREFFSERADLFMHQKIHTAEKPHKCDKCDKGFFHISELHIHWRDHTGEKVYKCDDCGKDFSTTTKLNRHKKIHTVEKPYKCYECGKAFNWSSHLQIHMRVHTGEKPYVCSECGRGFSNSSNLCMHQRVHTGEKPFKCEECGKAFRHTSSLCMHQRVHTGEKPYKCYECGKAFSQSSSLCIHQRVHTGEKPYRCCGCGKAFSQSSSLCIHQRVHTGEKPFKCDECGKAFSQSTSLCIHQRVHTKERNHLKISVI